The stretch of DNA acaAAATGTTGATTGGGTAAATTAACCTGGCCAAATTCTCAGTCAGGCCTGATCACAAATGGCACCAGCAACACTCATACCTTGATCACACCCCTCTCCCATTATTCCAGTGCATTAGACCTGTTGTTCCAGCTTTTCTTTGTACTCAGACTCCGCTGCTTTGATTGGTTCCTCCTGTTCAATCAGAGATAAGCTCCTAATTCCGCCTTTGCTGACAGCCCCTTGTTTCCTTTCATGTCAGGCCTCTTGAGATTACATCATCTCTTACTGTGAAAGCCACTCCCTGAGGCAGCTCCAGTATCATCAATAAAAGCGTGTATTTAAAGGCTCAGATATCGACTAATCGGTGAGCCGTGCCTTCCCGCAGTGCAGAACGCTTCCTGCTTTAGGGGTTGGGCCTGCTTTAGGGGTTGGGCCTGCTTTAGGGGTTGGGCCTGCTTTAGGGGTGGGGCCTGCTTTAGGGGTTGGGCCTGCTTTAGGGGTTGGGCCTGCTTTAGGGGTTGGGCCTGCTTTAGGGGTTGGGCCTGCTTTAGGGGTGGGGCCTGCTTTAGGGGTTGGGCCTGCTTTAGGGGTTGGGCCTGCTTTAGGGGTTGGGCCTGCTTTAGGGGTTGGGCCTGCTTTAGGGGTTGGGCCTGCTTTAGAGGTGGGGCCTGCTTTAGGGGTTGGGCCTGCTTTAGGGGTTGGGCCTGCTTTAGGGGTTGGGCCTGCTTTAGGGGTTGGGCCTGCTTCAGGGGTTGGGCCTGCTTTAGGGGTTGGGCCTGCTTTAGGGGTTGGGCCTGCTTTAGGGGTTGGGCCTGCTTTAGGGGTGGGGCCTGCTTTAGGGGTTGGGGCCTGCTTTAGGGGTTGGGCCTGCTTTAGGGGTTGGGCCTGCTTTAGGGGTTGGACCTGCTTTAGGGGTTGGGCCTGCTTTAGGGGTTGGGCCTGCTTTAGGGGTGGGGCCTGCTTTAGGGGTTGGGCCTGCTTTAGGGGTTGGGCCCGCTTTAGGGGTGGGGCCCGCTTTAGGGGTTGGGCCTGCTTTAGGGGTTGGGCCTGCTTTAGGGGTTGGGCCTGCTTTAGGGGTTGGGCCCGCCTCCTTGCGCTTCATTCTTGCGTGCTCTCGCTGGACAGCCAgcctgtgtgttgctctcactgtatGAGCGCAAGCCTCAGGTCAGCCCGCGAGTTACTCAAATTGTAATTTTAtgacttactggtcttctgctgttgtagcctatccgcttagaggtttaatgcgttgtgtgttcagaggtgctcttctgcataccacttgttgtaacgtgtggttatttgcattgtcaccttcctgtcagctttgaccaggcattctttacattacattattggcatttggcagacgctcttatccagagcgacgtagccACAGGCCgcattctcctctgccctctctcattaactatATATTATGGCAGTAAACCTGTGCAATTATGGGTAAAATGTGGTGCTCAGCCAGTATGATACTTTTTATCTGTACAGCCTGATGGATCTTCCACAAAGTGGGGAtggtatgtgctgtgtgtggtggccTGGCAGTCTGTCCAATTGCACATGGAAGGGGTCTGCTGCAGATTGGTCCAGTCTGTTGCGGGGAACATCATTACACGCACAGTGCCTAGCAGCTCACACGAACAGCACTCTGTAAGCAGTCACCTATCGGGGACTACGGTGTAGAAGCGGTCATGTCCTCTGGGACACTCTGTGTTAGTGGTCATGTTCTCTGGGACACTGTGTAAGTGGTCATGTTCTCTGGGACACTGTGTACGCGCGGTCATGTTCTCTGGGACACTCTGTGTTAGCGGTCATGTTCTCTGGGACACTCTGTGTTAGCGGTCATGTTCTCTGGGACACTCTGTGTAAGTGGTCATGTTCTCTGGGACACTCTGTTAGTGGTCATGTTCTCTGGGACACTCTGTGTTAGTGGTCATGTTCTCTGGGACACTCTGTGTTAGCGGTCATGTTCTCTGGGACACTGTGTGTAAGTGGTCATGTTCTCTGGGACACTCTGTGTTAGCGGTCATGTTCTCTGGGACACTCTGTGTTAGCGGTCATGTTCTCTGGGACACTGTGTACGCGCGGTCATGTTCTCTGGGACACTCTGTGTAAGCGGTCATGTTCTCTGGAGCACCGCATGTAATCGGTCACGAGCGTATGACCGTTGTTGAAGCGGTCACATTCACTAGGCTGCCGAAGTCTCGCCCGGCTGTGAGATTTCACAGCAAGCACTCAGTCTGGCAGAGGACGATGCAATGCTTATTCCGTTATTCCAAGCCTGTGGAACCTCTTCCTCCAGCATGGGATTCCAGAGTTGAGGTGGGGCCGGGCCCAGCACTGCGAGAGTTAATTGTGCTACACAATCGATTAAGCTGGTCGTTCGAGGATCCTCGAACTTGCGTTTCTTCGCTTCTACACCGTAATTAACTCGGATGTCGTGGGAGAAACATACCACGCCTTGATGCTTCACGTGTTCCGGTGGAAAACTCACGCGCGTtgttcttcttcctcctccgcAGATGGGACCTTCCCTGGCGGGTTTCTGAGTAGCGCCCCGCCCCCACAGCGCTGTCCACGGTCTTCCTCCCTCCGTCCCCGTTTGGCTGCAGGATGGCCGACCCCTTCTGGCCGGCCCAGGATGCAGCGGGGCCGGGCGCGGCCGAGGCGGACGCCTGTGAGCTGGAGATCGAGAGGAAGTACGAGGTCATCCCCGCCATCATCTGCTCCATGTGCTGCCTGTTCGGGATCATCTACTGCTTCTTCGGTAAGCTCCCAAGCCCCTGGCAACCTGGCGTCCATGACAACCCCTGCCTGGCAACCGCCGGCTGTTCCGCACACTTATCTGTACGTGAGGGAGATCTCTGTGGAGATCCTGtgtctgtgacacacacacacacacacgcacatacactggCGTAcgtacacagtgacacacagacgcCTGCCCTAGGGTCGTCACTTGAAccaaaaacaaattacatttgaatacTATATTCCAGAAAACACCAGAGACAacaaatatattcacatatattttttaaatttaaatgaaaatgtcaataTTACATCATTAATGCATTGCCATGAAATACTTGTGGGCGCTCACTCACTATTATGAGTGTTAGGTCCACAAGGGGGCGGAAGAGggctgtgtttgtgattgtgagACAGCTCTTCTGTGATTGGCCAGTTTAAATGGCTATGAACAAGTGAAATAACAGGGTCATTTGGAAGCGAGAGGTAGCATTTTGAAATGGGGAATGATTTAGTTAGATTTTCAGCtcaaatgttcatttttacaattctaatgtttgtattttttttctattcaatattaaatgtcaaatctaaatctaaacAGAAGCACCTGTAAACATTACTTAATTGCCTTTGTGGTAGACATCAGCCACAGTATATCAATAAAACCAGTCACTATAAAGCTTTTTGTTCTTTGCTAGACAGTGAGGTAGCGACTGTCCAAAGCTCTCTGGGGTTCATTTAATGTCTCCACCTCAGTGGCAGAATGCCTAGGGCTTGAGCGTTGAGATCTGGGCCATTCCCAATCACCTGGTCACCAGTCATGGCTGCAGTCAGCCGTGTTCTTCCAGTCCCAGATCCATTTTCCTACTCATATACAAGATTGGCTGGTGGATCACTCCAGACCTTTTCTCCCAGATGGCTGCCCTGATGCTGATTTCAAGGCCTGCAATCGTGTAGATAAGGAAGCACGCAGGGTCTTCTGATTGACACCGTATTTTACTGAAAAGCACCGGCCCTTGCTGGTGAAGACGGTAACCCTGGACAGACTGACAGGACAAAGTGCACTGCAGAAGAACCATCACCTGGAATTTACTGAATTCGATCCtctgctgccacctggtgggcGTAGCGTAATCCAGCGTTCGCTTGGCCACTCTCTTAACTGTGACAATGTAACTTTATGGCCCTTCTCCAATACTCTTCTGAAAGCCAGTCTGAGACTAGGCCTGAGGGTGGACTCAACCAGCCCCGTTTTCTGACTGCATGTTAAATGTAGCAGTTACGTAGGGATAGCAGGGCAGGGTGCCCATTGTTTGGGAGAAGTGGATCCCTCCGATCCTTCACTCCCTCCATCGTtctctccccatcctcctctcaccctgtgtttctctcccccGTTCGCTCCAGGGTACCGCTGCTTCAAGGCGGTGATGTTCCTGTCGGGCCTGATGTTCGGCTCGGTCATCATCTTCCTGCTGTGCCACAAGGAGCGGGTGTTGGACACGCAGCTGAGCGTGGAGGCCAGCGCGGGCATCGGGCTGGGCGTGGGCGTCCTGTGCGGCCTGGTGACCATGCTGGTGCGCAGCGTGGGCCTGTTCATGACCGGCCTGCTCCTGGGGCTGCTGCTCGCCCTCGCCGCCCTGCTGGTGGCCGCCAACTTCTACAGCGCGGGCTCGGTGTGGGTGCCGCTGGGCACGCTGCTGGCCGCGGGCATGCTGGGCGCCGTGCTGACGCTGCAGTGGCAGCGCCTCTTCACCGTGCTGTCCACCGCCGTGTTCGGCGCCGCCATCATGACGGTGTGCGCCGACTACTTCGTGGAGATGCTGGCGCTGGGGGCGTACGTGTACGACTGCCTGCGGCTCCGGCCGGCGCCGCCGCTGTGCTGGTACAGCTGGGTGATCCTGGGCATCTGGCCCGCGCTCAGCCTGATGGGCGTGCTGGTGCAGTGGAAGCTCACGGCCGAGGGGTTCTCCCACACCGAGGGTGAGCCGCCCGACCGCACGGTGTTCGCCTCATGCTATTTGGGtatttggcgggggggggggggggggtggctggtGTTTTCTCTTCCGTTCCGTTGCTCTGTAAAGCGCCCTCTGTAAGAATCACTATACAAAcgagaattgaattgaattgaactgtgTCTGCGCCCATAATAGGACCACAGTCGCTGGGCTGAGACGGTGACTGTAGTAGCGACTGTAATAATACTGTCTCCGAGACTTAAAAGGAGTTTGGCtactgtagtgtagcggttctGTGGTTATGTCTCTGCTGCTGGGATGAATTAGCCTCCGTTTATTTGTCACATTCTTTGCTGTAGAAAATGGCTCATGTTGGAATTGAATGTCGGAATTGTAATGTAGGTTAATGATTCAGAGAGGTGACTGATTGtgcttgtctgtatgtgtatgtatgtatgtgtgtgcgtgtatgctgtatgtgtgttcttattgtgtgtgcatgtccctgcttgtgttttgtgtgtgtgtgtgctgtgtgtacgtttgtgctgtgtgttctgtgtgtgtgcatgtgtgtgtgggcgtgtgtgtatgtccgtattgtgtgtgtttttgcgcgtgtgtgttgtgtatgtgtatgtgtgtttatgcgtgtgtgggttttgtatgtgtgtttaggcgtttgtgtgttgtgtatgtgtatgtgtgttaatgtgtgtgtgttgtgtgtgtgtgtgttaacgtgtgtatgtgtgtgttgtgtatgtgtgtttatgtatgtgtgtttatgtgtgtgtgtgtgtgtgtgtgtgtgtgtgtgtgttaacgtgtgtgtgtgtgttgtgtgtgtgttaacatgtgtgtgtttatgcgtgtgtgtgttgtgtatgtgtgtttatgtgtgtgtgtgttgtgtatgtgtgttaaatgtgtgtgtgttgtgtatgtgtgtgttgtgtgtgtgttgtgtgtgtgtgttaacgtgtgtgtgtgtgttgtgtgtgtgttaacatgtgtgtgtttatgcgtgtgtgtgttgtgtatgtgtgtttatgtgtgtgttgtgtatgtgtgtttatgtgtgtgtgtgttgtgtatgtgtgttaaatgtgtgtgtgttgtgtatgtgtgtgttgtgtgtgtgttgtgtgtgtgtgttaacgtgtttgtgttgtgtatgtgtgtttatgtgtgtgttgtgtatgtgtgtttatgcgtgtgtgtgtgtgtatatgtgtgttaacgtgtgtgtgtgtgttgtgtatgtgtgtttgtgtgtgtgtgtgttgtgtgtgtgtgtttgtgtgtgtgtttgtgtgtgtgtgtgttgtgtatgtgtgtttgtgtgtgtgtgtgttgtgtgtgtgttaacgtgtgtgttgtgtatgtgtgtttatgtgtgtgtgttgtgtgtatgttaacgtgtgtgtgtgttttgtatgtgtgtttgtgtgtgtgtgtgtgttgtgtgtgtgtgttaacgtgtgtgtgtttctcctcaGTCATCATTAACCGGAGGCAGAAGCGTGTGCAGTTGATGCGGATCCGTCAGAAGGACGTGCGGAAGAGGCAGCAGGGCGCGGGGCAGGAGGGCTCGTACCGCCGCAAGCCCCTGCCCGTCAAACGCTACGCCGGAGACCTGCTGGCCCCGGTCAGcctgcgacacacacacaccgcccacgCACGTCACACACACGCTTCACACACACGCTTCACACACGCTTCACACACGCATCACACACGGTTCACACACGCTTCACACACGcttcacacacacgttacacacacatcacacacgcatcacacacacgttacacacagGTTACACACGCTTCACACACGCatcacacacacgttacacgcATCAcacatgttacacacacatcacacacacgttacacacacatcacacacacgcatcacacacacgcatcacacacacatcacgcacgcatcacacacacgcatcacacacacgcatcacacacacatcacgcacgcatcacacacacgttacacacacatcacacacgcatcacacacatcacacacgtcacacacacacacacacacacacacacgacacacacggGCTGGACCGTGTACCAGCACCGCTCTGTTACTTATTCACACCGTGTGAATGTTACTGTCGCGGCCGAGGCAAAGCGCTGTGCTCCGTACCACAGCGCTGCTCGACCTGGGCCTTGAACCCGAGCGTGTCCAGAGCGTGTTGCGTGATAGACTCTCTTATCGCCACTGTAAGATGTCAAATATTAGCCGACTCTGAAtgagcttgggggggggggggggggggagcgttctctctttctttctgtcttttctctttgctctcattgcatttctctctctgtctttctgtctcagATTCACATTCAGATAAACTTTATTGGCATCACCACACAGCATATTATTGCCAACAACAATAGTTGCAGAAAAAATAAtatgaacaataacaatacaCAAACGGCAAAACAAACTCAACTGAACTAAACTGAACTATTTCCTATGCGCAGCGTGTCATAGCCTGATGACTCTGTCACATATTGTGCAGTGTCGTGGGCCCCTCGCCCACTAAAACCgatactttatttatttcagtaattcacGTACTGTTGTGTAATTTCGGCCCCTTGTTTCCTCTCCTGCGCAGAGCTACCTGCAGAGCCTGCGGGACCGGCAGACGGGCACGGGGACCTCTCTCAGCAGCCTGGGCTCCCCCAGCCACACCACGATCGACTTCGACTACGACACCGGCTCCACCGTCCCGCTCACCGCCTCCGCCAACCCCGTCGTCAGGGTCTGAGGGGGGAGCCTCTGTCTGAGCCCCGCCGTCTCCAGGGGCCCGGGGACGGGGCCACAGGTCCAGTCCTCCGGAGCCCGACCAGCTTGTGTGTTTGACGGGACAGAGGGCCGGCCCGTTTCCTCACGTCTGACCCCCCCGTGCTGGAGAAGCCCTCTGCCAGGCCGGCCCGCCACCGCACAGCCCCTGTTCAGCcctatcccatcatgcacctgcCCCGTGGGCAgcaggcatgtgtgtgaaaCTGATTGGCTGACTGTGCGGTGGAGAGCTGCAGAGCTATTATCACAGTGTGAATGATAAGGCGGGAGATTAGTCCACAGTTATCAGGATCCGTCTCAGTGTAAATGATCCGGTCAGATCACAGTGCGCTGGGATCAGAACAAGAGGCCCTAGGCTCATTTAGCTCCTGGGACAGTGAGAAAGTCAGGCCGTTGAATCGCACAAGTCAGAGTCCAGCGGTGTTGGacttcctttcttttctttttttttttcctttttttttatacaacttTCATGTTTTTCCTCTTCGTAGCTAAATATTCGTCTCTGTAATCGTAGATGGAACATCGGTGCTTCCAGTCTGGGGTGAATGCAAACAGGACGTGCCTTTTGACCTGGAGAACTCTTTGACTGATTTAAGAGCTCAAACCAGTCCCTCCCTGCGTTCTGTTCCAGGGATATGCAAATGGGGAAGGGTCCAAACTGACTGTGAACCGGTCCCTTGGCCTTGAGTAAACCTGATTGGTAACGCAAACAAACTCACTGGAGAACTTTAGTGCTTCGCGTGGGTCCAGTTGGCCCACGTTAGTAACACTTCTGATAATGAACCGAGGAACTCAAAAATGTTCATGCCTCTGAAGTTTACAAAGAGTACCGCCACGGACATGCGTGCCCCAGAATACTCacatttaactttttatttggaaaaattgGTGCCTTTTTTATGACAAACGTGGCAGTTACAAGTTATTAA from Conger conger chromosome 14, fConCon1.1, whole genome shotgun sequence encodes:
- the LOC133110738 gene encoding transmembrane protein 198-like codes for the protein MADPFWPAQDAAGPGAAEADACELEIERKYEVIPAIICSMCCLFGIIYCFFGYRCFKAVMFLSGLMFGSVIIFLLCHKERVLDTQLSVEASAGIGLGVGVLCGLVTMLVRSVGLFMTGLLLGLLLALAALLVAANFYSAGSVWVPLGTLLAAGMLGAVLTLQWQRLFTVLSTAVFGAAIMTVCADYFVEMLALGAYVYDCLRLRPAPPLCWYSWVILGIWPALSLMGVLVQWKLTAEGFSHTEVIINRRQKRVQLMRIRQKDVRKRQQGAGQEGSYRRKPLPVKRYAGDLLAPSYLQSLRDRQTGTGTSLSSLGSPSHTTIDFDYDTGSTVPLTASANPVVRV